The DNA region GCCAGCtgtaaaatacaaaaaaatgttttgacgAAAGATTGTCGCATTTTCTACTTTTAACTTATTTCCACACTGTAATAAATTTTTTCTGCATTTATTGAACAATAGTGCTGAAATTAGTACCACAGTCAAAATAATCTATACCTTGGAAGGGTCTTTTCATTATTTCTGGGCTGAAAATGGTCATAGAGCTGAAATAATAACTTTTTTATTCAGCTAATTACCTAAACTTACGAACCAAATCACGTTTTTTCGGATTTCGAAAAATTAATCTTTTGtcaaattttgcatttttgataaggggttacatcatcaaaatttgcaaaaaatggcaaaaatttaaAGTTCCCAAATTTGAACACAAATCGATTTGGGAGGTAATTAGAAGCTAAACGAAACATGCCATTCCAAttttggaccaatatttcgaaagttttGACCAAAAAACTGAAGAATTGTGACgcaaaaatgacaaaaaagaGCTTAGAGCAAAAAATCGATATTTTCGAGTGGTTTTTTCGTTATTTCTGGGCTGAAAATGGTCATAGAGCTGAATTAATAGCTTTTTTATGCAGCTAATTACCTAAACTTACGAACCAAATCACGTTTTTTCGGATTtcgaaaaattaattttttgccaattttcgcatttttggtaAGGGGttacatcatcaaaatttgcaaaaaatggcaaaaatttaaAGTTCCCAAATTCGAACACAAATCGATTTGGAAGGTAATTAGAAGCTAAACGAAACATCCCATTCCAAttttggaccaatatttcgaaagttttGACCAAAAAACTGAAGAATTGTGACgcaaaaatgacaaaaaagaGCTTAGAGCAAAAAATCGATATTTTCGAGTGGTTTTTTCGTTATTTCTGGGCTGAAAATGGTCATAGAGCTGAATTAATAGCTTTTTTATGCAGCTAATTACCTAAACTTACGAACCAAATCACGTTTTTTCGGATttagaaaaattaatattttgccaattttcgcatttttggtaAGGGGttacatcatcaaaatttgcaaaaaatggcaaaaatttaatgtttccaAATTTGAACAAAAATCAATTGGGGAGGTAATTAGAAGTTAAATGAAACATGCCATTCCATttttggaccaatatttcgaaagttttGACCAAAAAACTTAAGATTTGTGACCCAAAATGACCTTTAGCTCAGAAAactgaatattttttaatcgAAAATGAGGAAAACGACCTCCTTGGGCATCcatttgtacaatttttaagatttattgtctagaattatttaatatcaaaTACTTGGGAATATTTTAAGAAGAACTATCAACAGCTGATTAATAAAATGATCAGATCAGCAAAACAAACTCAAGTCTTTAACTTATTAGCAGAGCGGGCAAACGCCTCAGATCCACATGTTGGCCACTCGTCTCCATTCGGTCTCGGTTTCGTAGAGCCAACAGAAATGCGATATGGGGAACCCCTCCCCACCGAAAATGGCAGCCACACTCAATGAATTCCACAGTCAGTTGAAAGAGGAAGGGGGAGGGGAATGGGAAGTGCATGGGTGCTAAGCGTTTCATAATTGTCGTTGCCTGCTTGTACACTGAAAATAATCAGTTGTGCAAACTCATATGTTCTTCGTTTCTAAATGAACTTTCAAATATGTGTTCTTTCAGCGGAGTTGTCTTTgataaaatggaaatatttcaattaatttaattttgaaataataattagaaatatttccattcatttaattttgaaatattaattagAGAAAGTATTACTGCATTTCTCAGTCTGTAAAAGAACAGAGTGATTATCTGCACTCCCCACTGCATTCGGAGTATCCAGTTACTCCCCGGATCCCCAACTATGTGCAGAAGGCGGGGTTCTTGCCAATGTGAATTTTGTTTACCAGCCATATATCCATATCTTATTTACATATGGGCATTTCTGCCGCCCCACAAGCGCGCATTacacacattttaattaagacGCAGCGCCAGACGAGACTGCTTCGCTTCGGCTTCTGTTCGCGGCTCCTAAATTCTGAATTTTAAATTCTGAATTCTACATTCTGAATTCTGggttctgcttctgcttcctCGTCTAGTGCTGTGGTCACAGAGTAGTCAGTCTTCAGCGCAGCTCGATAGCGAAAGATGTGCGCCGGGAGCGGCGCTTCCAGTGCCACCGATCCATCGAATCCAAGGTCGCGGGGATAGGACAGCTCCATAGTGTGCGGATTGGCGCCATGTGCTGCTGGTGTGCACGTGTCTACTGGACGGTACTGCACAATCTCCTGGTTCGCCTGCTGGACAGCCTGATGGAAGTGAGATCGCCCGCCTTCTGTAGCTGCTGCTTCGGCTATCAGCGGCAGGCCAGTCAGGAAAGTGACGTCGCAGAACGGGTTTCCAGCACTGACGACGATCCACATCAGCAGCCCCGTGAGGATTACGTCATTGTGGGTGAGTACGCGGCGATCTCTTGGCTccaaaacaaagccaaatCCACAGAGCGATAgcatataaacaaaaagaaacagcAAGACAGAGTTCTTGAGTCTAAGTTTCTAACTATAGATACAAGTTAATGTAGGTTGATATTCAATTGGAAGATTAAACTGTATCTAAATCCATTAACTGATTCTACATTTTGAATTCTTTCAAGACGCTGCCGACGTCAACTACGCGGAGATCAAGGAGCGGCATGTGGAGAAGGAGCAGTACTACTTCACAGTGGATCGACCCACGGCGGAGCGAATGCTCCATGGACGAGAGGACGGCTCCTGCCTGGTACGTCCCTTCAAGGCAGCCGACCAGTGCATTCGGTACATCGTGAGCATCTGGGCGGCGGATCAGTACTATCACCTGTTCATAAGGCAAGTGGACAGGAGACAGCGCTACGCCATTGGGCAGAAGAAGTGCCAGGAGCGCTGCTTCGGTTCGCCCTCGGAAATTGTGGACTTCTACACGGAGCACCCACTGCTCTGCACCAACAAAGTCCGGAGCCAGTGCGTCCGGCTGTGTCCCATCAGTTACGCTTAGCTAAGGGCAAATCTTTATTGCATAAGAGTGGGGCAAGTATGTACAAATGGGGTTAGCTTAAGACGCTCATGTTAGCTCAGGTTAGCTCAGGTGGCCACCACCGCCTTGAAGGCGCACTGGTTGTTCTGCATCAGGGCGGGCCAAAGGAAGGCCTTTATCAGATCCGATCGCCGGTCCGCCTGGGGATGCCGCTCGTGTTTCTCGGGCCTCAGGAAGCCTGCATGGGATTTACGTAGATTTAATGACAATCAATTAAAGTTTGATTAAGAAATTGATTATATGATTGATTAGAAACGCACCCAGGTTGAAGTCCATGTCCAGGTAGTAGGGCGCCTTCTGGTTGATCATCCGCCAGGCCAGGCGAACACACGCACTGACGTAGTGCGTCAGCGGGGGGCAGGACTCCAGGCAGGGGTACTCGTGCAGAGTAGAGAGCACCTGGTTGAACACCGACCGCTCGATCTCGCCCAGCGGGAAACTCTCGGCGGTCTCGAAGAGGTGCTGGCGAACGGATCTGTCCAGGGCCAAGGTGGTCTCACTGCTGCTGTCCAAGGGGCAGTTCAGGACTCGGCGCACTTCCAGGACCTTCCGCTCCCGCATCCCGTGGCACAGGCGGAAGGAGAGCTGTACCAATAGTTAAGCAAATATTCATTTAGACCATGCCTCATTCTAGCTTAAGTTGCTTATGAACAGATAAATAAAGCTTTGaaaatctaaaatatatatgactTTAATTAATCGGGATTGGATGGTACCATTTTCGTGCAAAGGCGTCATTCATCTGCGATCGAAAGTGATTCAAATCCGAAGCGCCTACGTAATTTTCTGGCTCCCTGCGGCTCCACTTTCCCTCGCATTTTCACTGCACCAACCTGCCTAATAATCCGCCAGTGCGAATTCGATCTGGCCAAAATGGATATTTTGCAATCGCAATTTGTGGTCTGACAGGATTTGTAGCATCCAGAGCCCACGGGCTTGGCGCTTGTAATTGATGGCCAAGCACTTGAAAATTGAAAGTAATCTTCGCTGGATGAATTGGTCTCACGGTTTGGGAGTCACTGTGCTGTGCTAGCTTGCTAGGCAAGCAGTGCAAGCAGTGCGCACGCTGGAGGCTACTTCAAGATCAAGGTTTGACAGCTATTGACCGGCCAAGTGGCAGTTGGAAGAGTTTGCcccaatttaaaaacaatCGCTTTTTACTTTTGACAAAAGCCTCATTCTATTTGAATAGCTTAAAGAATTGTTGGGAAAAATATCTCTTAGCATTGTGAAGCTAAAATGTTATTGACATGGAATTGGCACTCTGAAAGATTATGAACGCCCATAATAAATTGACGCCATT from Drosophila santomea strain STO CAGO 1482 chromosome 3R, Prin_Dsan_1.1, whole genome shotgun sequence includes:
- the LOC120453412 gene encoding uncharacterized protein LOC120453412, with translation MCCWCARVYWTVLHNLLVRLLDSLMEVRSPAFCSCCFGYQRQASQESDVAERVSSTDDDPHQQPREDYVIVDAADVNYAEIKERHVEKEQYYFTVDRPTAERMLHGREDGSCLVRPFKAADQCIRYIVSIWAADQYYHLFIRQVDRRQRYAIGQKKCQERCFGSPSEIVDFYTEHPLLCTNKVRSQCVRLCPISYA